In a genomic window of Sphingomonas koreensis:
- the ndhC gene encoding NADH-quinone oxidoreductase subunit A, producing the protein MPPVLIEWLPILLFLGIALLLSLGFVLAPIVASRFTGTHQPTPEKLTEYECGFPAFEAPRKGFDVRFYLVAILFILFDLEAAFLFPWAVSVFDVGWEAWIGMMIFLFVLSCGLIYEWKMGALDWE; encoded by the coding sequence ATGCCCCCTGTGCTGATCGAATGGCTGCCGATCCTGCTGTTCCTCGGCATCGCCCTACTGCTGTCGCTCGGCTTCGTGCTGGCACCCATCGTCGCCTCGCGCTTCACCGGCACGCATCAGCCGACGCCGGAAAAGCTCACCGAATATGAGTGCGGCTTCCCGGCGTTCGAGGCGCCGCGCAAGGGATTCGACGTGCGCTTCTACCTCGTCGCGATCCTGTTCATCCTCTTCGACCTCGAAGCCGCCTTCCTCTTTCCCTGGGCGGTCAGCGTGTTCGATGTCGGCTGGGAAGCCTGGATCGGGATGATGATCTTCCTGTTCGTGCTCAGCTGCGGGCTGATCTACGAATGGAAGATGGGCGCACTCGACTGGGAGTAG
- a CDS encoding PadR family transcriptional regulator, with protein MRFGGGFGPRGRRQWGPFTVEWDVSGEGMGGGRGRRRMFQGDELRLVLLKLIEEAPRHGYDLIREIEERTGGAYAPSPGVVYPTLTMLADMELIAEQASDDAKKIFAITTAGQAHLTEREEEVEALMERLAQIGTMRSRSHGSPVRRAMGNLRQVLQHRLGDGEVSQETLHAVADLIDEAARKIERL; from the coding sequence ATGCGCTTTGGCGGCGGCTTCGGCCCGCGCGGGCGGCGCCAATGGGGGCCGTTCACCGTGGAGTGGGACGTGTCCGGCGAGGGCATGGGCGGCGGCCGCGGGCGGCGGCGCATGTTCCAGGGCGACGAGCTGCGGCTGGTGCTGCTCAAGCTGATCGAGGAAGCGCCGCGTCACGGCTACGACCTGATCCGCGAGATCGAGGAACGCACCGGCGGCGCCTATGCGCCGAGTCCTGGCGTGGTCTATCCGACGCTGACCATGCTCGCCGACATGGAGCTGATCGCCGAACAGGCGAGCGACGACGCCAAGAAGATCTTCGCGATCACCACTGCCGGCCAGGCCCACCTGACCGAGCGCGAGGAAGAGGTCGAGGCGCTGATGGAGCGGCTCGCCCAGATCGGCACGATGCGCTCGCGCAGCCATGGCAGCCCGGTGCGGCGTGCGATGGGTAACCTTCGCCAGGTGCTCCAGCACCGGCTGGGCGATGGCGAGGTGAGCCAGGAAACCCTACATGCGGTCGCCGACCTGATCGACGAGGCGGCGCGCAAGATCGAGAGGCTGTAA
- a CDS encoding glycosyltransferase family 4 protein, producing MNPSDLRVALFSGNYNYVRDGANQALNKLVRHLLDAGVQVRVYSPTTDTPAFEPQGDLVSVPAFAMPGGRGEYKVALGLPKAPRADLEAFRPNLVHVSAPEFLGHAAVAWARDNGVPNVASLHTRFETYPRYYNIGFVEPWLIRRLTRFYNKFDRALVPGNSIAELIKGWGVRTPVSIWSRGVDHARFNPQRRDDEWRRSLGIPDNVPAIGFLGRLVLEKGLDIFAEVARELKRREVPHHILVIGEGPARDWFAERVPDAIFTGFQSGDDLGRAVAGMDVFFNPSVTETFGNVTAEAMACRVPVVAAKATGAMDLVEEGVTGFLVPPRAVDAYADAIERLARDATMRRSFGEAGHAKMQAYVWDRINQAVLDAYLEVMAERSGN from the coding sequence ATGAACCCGTCCGACCTCCGTGTCGCCCTCTTCAGCGGCAACTATAACTATGTCCGCGACGGCGCCAACCAGGCCCTGAACAAGCTTGTCCGACACCTGCTCGACGCGGGCGTGCAGGTGCGCGTCTACTCGCCGACTACCGACACGCCCGCCTTCGAGCCGCAAGGAGATCTGGTCAGCGTACCCGCCTTCGCGATGCCCGGCGGGCGCGGCGAGTACAAGGTCGCGCTGGGGCTGCCCAAGGCGCCGCGCGCCGACCTCGAAGCATTCAGGCCCAACCTCGTCCATGTCTCGGCGCCGGAGTTCCTCGGCCATGCCGCGGTCGCCTGGGCGCGCGACAACGGGGTTCCCAATGTCGCCTCGCTCCACACCCGGTTCGAAACCTACCCGCGCTATTACAATATCGGCTTCGTCGAACCCTGGCTGATCCGCCGCTTGACGCGCTTCTACAACAAGTTCGATCGCGCGCTGGTGCCTGGCAACTCGATCGCCGAGCTGATCAAGGGCTGGGGCGTCCGGACCCCGGTCAGCATCTGGTCGCGCGGCGTGGATCACGCCCGCTTCAACCCGCAGCGCCGCGACGACGAATGGCGCCGCAGCCTCGGCATCCCCGACAACGTGCCCGCGATCGGCTTTCTCGGCCGCCTCGTGCTCGAAAAGGGCCTCGACATCTTCGCCGAGGTCGCGCGCGAGCTGAAGCGCCGCGAGGTGCCGCACCACATCCTCGTCATCGGTGAGGGGCCGGCGCGCGACTGGTTCGCCGAACGCGTGCCCGATGCGATCTTCACCGGATTCCAGTCGGGCGACGATCTCGGCCGCGCGGTGGCGGGGATGGACGTGTTCTTCAACCCCTCCGTCACCGAGACGTTCGGCAACGTCACCGCCGAGGCGATGGCGTGCCGCGTCCCCGTGGTCGCGGCCAAGGCCACCGGGGCAATGGACCTAGTCGAAGAAGGCGTCACCGGGTTTCTGGTGCCGCCCCGCGCGGTCGATGCCTATGCCGACGCGATCGAGCGGCTCGCGCGCGACGCGACGATGCGGCGCAGCTTCGGCGAGGCGGGCCACGCCAAGATGCAGGCCTATGTGTGGGATCGCATCAACCAGGCCGTACTGGATGCGTATCTTGAGGTGATGGCGGAGCGCTCAGGCAACTAG
- a CDS encoding glutathione S-transferase N-terminal domain-containing protein encodes MSDLSQFPITRRWPAQHPDRIQLYSLNTPNGVKIGIMLEETGLPYEAHLIDIAADVQKTPEFLSLNPNGKIPALIDPDGPDGKPLPLFESGAILIYLAEKTGKFLDPAQRYETIAWLMWQMGGLGPMFGQLGFFHKFAGREYEDKRPLERYVNESKRLLGVLDGRLEGRDWIMGDYSIADIASLGWVRNLIGFYEARDLVGFDDFRNVGAWLERGLARPAVQRGLVVTAKG; translated from the coding sequence ATGTCCGATCTGTCGCAGTTCCCGATCACCCGCCGCTGGCCGGCACAGCATCCCGACCGCATCCAGCTCTATTCGCTCAACACCCCGAACGGGGTGAAGATCGGGATCATGCTGGAAGAGACGGGGCTGCCCTATGAGGCGCATCTGATCGACATCGCCGCCGACGTTCAGAAGACCCCCGAATTCCTGAGCCTCAATCCCAACGGCAAGATTCCGGCGCTGATCGACCCCGACGGGCCGGACGGCAAGCCGCTGCCGCTGTTCGAGAGCGGGGCGATCCTGATCTACCTGGCCGAGAAGACCGGCAAGTTCCTCGACCCGGCGCAGCGCTATGAGACCATCGCCTGGCTGATGTGGCAGATGGGGGGGCTGGGTCCGATGTTCGGGCAGCTCGGCTTCTTCCACAAATTCGCCGGGCGCGAGTATGAGGACAAGCGTCCGCTGGAGCGTTATGTCAATGAATCCAAGCGGTTGCTTGGCGTTCTCGATGGGCGGCTTGAAGGTCGCGACTGGATCATGGGCGACTATTCGATCGCGGACATCGCCTCGCTCGGCTGGGTGCGCAACCTGATCGGCTTCTACGAGGCGCGCGACCTGGTCGGGTTCGACGACTTCAGGAATGTCGGTGCATGGCTCGAGCGCGGGCTGGCGCGCCCGGCGGTCCAGCGTGGGCTGGTGGTGACGGCGAAGGGCTGA
- a CDS encoding helix-turn-helix domain-containing protein yields the protein MAINVMLDEMLHERRMTLTEFAERIDLTLANASILKTGKAKAIRFTTLEAMCRVLDCQPGDLLRYEPES from the coding sequence ATGGCGATCAACGTGATGCTCGACGAGATGCTGCACGAACGCCGCATGACCCTCACCGAATTTGCCGAGCGGATCGATCTGACCCTCGCCAATGCCTCGATCCTCAAGACCGGCAAGGCCAAGGCGATCCGCTTCACGACGCTGGAGGCGATGTGCCGGGTGCTGGACTGCCAGCCCGGCGACCTGCTCCGCTACGAACCCGAATCTTGA
- a CDS encoding DUF2975 domain-containing protein, which produces MNNVPRSDPLLTVTQLILRIGMVVLGIGIALAAGVAIALVVIPDQQLMPRLSDGSTVWLVVAGAALVSVMMALYFLFLRHLSRMVATVGTGDPFQPENADRLEKMAWLTLILQGCMFVLAPLVTMIMDRIGEKGGGLELSFDSLLLALVLFVLARVFRRGTAMRDDLEGTV; this is translated from the coding sequence ATGAACAATGTTCCACGCAGCGACCCGCTGCTCACGGTCACCCAACTCATCCTGCGGATCGGCATGGTCGTTCTCGGCATCGGGATCGCCCTGGCCGCCGGCGTGGCGATCGCGCTGGTGGTGATTCCCGATCAGCAGCTGATGCCGCGACTTTCCGACGGCAGCACGGTCTGGCTGGTCGTTGCCGGTGCGGCCCTGGTCAGCGTGATGATGGCACTTTATTTCCTCTTCCTGCGGCACCTCAGCCGCATGGTCGCCACGGTCGGCACGGGTGACCCCTTCCAGCCTGAGAACGCCGACCGGCTCGAGAAAATGGCCTGGCTGACCCTCATCCTGCAGGGCTGCATGTTCGTCCTCGCTCCGCTCGTCACGATGATCATGGATCGGATCGGCGAGAAGGGCGGCGGCCTCGAGCTGTCGTTCGACAGCCTGCTCCTCGCCCTCGTGCTGTTCGTCCTCGCCCGCGTCTTCCGCCGCGGCACGGCGATGCGCGACGATCTTGAGGGGACGGTGTGA
- a CDS encoding glutathione S-transferase family protein, whose amino-acid sequence MITFYHSPETRSGRTMWLMEESGLPFETRYVTIEHMDGRGAIDPANIHPDGRVPAIVHDGVVISESYAIAVYVSDLAANSGLGAPEGSAERGPFLAWLMWLATEMEPVIFGRLYGGGGGDPRAERNYQQVIRRLETALANGPYLMGDRFTAVDVMAGSTIAWARHAFPESAAIDAWLARIADRPAHQQACANDAELVDA is encoded by the coding sequence ATGATCACCTTCTACCACTCGCCCGAAACCCGCTCGGGCCGCACCATGTGGCTGATGGAGGAGAGCGGCCTTCCGTTCGAGACGCGCTATGTCACGATCGAGCATATGGACGGCCGCGGCGCCATCGATCCTGCCAATATCCACCCGGACGGTCGCGTGCCCGCGATCGTTCACGACGGCGTCGTGATCTCCGAAAGCTACGCCATCGCCGTCTATGTCAGCGACCTCGCAGCGAATTCCGGCCTGGGCGCGCCCGAGGGCTCGGCGGAACGCGGTCCGTTCCTCGCCTGGCTGATGTGGCTGGCGACCGAGATGGAGCCGGTGATCTTCGGCCGTCTCTATGGCGGCGGCGGTGGCGATCCGCGCGCCGAGCGCAACTACCAGCAGGTGATCCGGCGCCTCGAAACCGCGCTCGCCAACGGTCCCTATCTGATGGGCGATCGCTTCACGGCGGTCGATGTGATGGCCGGCTCGACGATCGCCTGGGCGCGCCACGCCTTCCCCGAGAGCGCGGCGATCGACGCCTGGCTCGCCCGGATCGCCGACCGCCCCGCCCATCAGCAGGCATGCGCCAACGACGCGGAGCTTGTCGACGCCTGA
- a CDS encoding DMT family transporter, whose protein sequence is MPWIYLTVAGLLEIAWAFLMKQSDGFTKLGPSIATLVTMAASFALLSLAMKSLPLGTAYTIWTGIGAVGAFVVGIAVLGEQATPMRIVAAALIVGGLVLMKLSSQS, encoded by the coding sequence ATGCCCTGGATCTATCTCACCGTTGCCGGCCTGCTCGAAATCGCCTGGGCGTTTCTGATGAAACAGTCCGACGGATTCACCAAGCTCGGCCCCTCGATCGCCACGCTCGTCACCATGGCCGCAAGCTTCGCCTTGCTCTCGCTGGCGATGAAGTCGCTGCCGCTCGGCACCGCCTACACCATCTGGACCGGCATCGGCGCGGTCGGCGCGTTCGTCGTCGGCATCGCGGTGCTCGGCGAACAGGCGACGCCGATGCGCATCGTCGCGGCTGCACTCATCGTAGGCGGGCTGGTGCTGATGAAGCTCTCGTCGCAGAGCTGA
- a CDS encoding prolyl oligopeptidase family serine peptidase, with amino-acid sequence MTAKTFWLALGAAFMASPAAGQTQPAAPQPMTATDLIGLARAASPLPSPDGSEIIYKIRTANWARNASTMRTWRTTASGVPERLRELKGEIAWAPDGKSLAFATKPKGGRYAQIHLYASGKKVRQLTQLRSSASDITWSSDGARIYFLADKPDDPATAARIKAKDDMFAFEAPRRRATLNYLDVASGQVVTLVSGDLDVRSFSIARDAGTILLRQATSRLLDDQPRSELWILDPATGTRRRITANDYREDDARLAPDGKTALFVANAADGKYATVNARLFVIDVEKGTIRQFGEGRSWAVKDALWSGDGSEIYFTAQDGVRTNLHAVAVATGEVRPLDRCDCVISAPALSRDGRTLAFLRTSATQPAEVVRINPRGSNAPVQVTAVNDDVGKRFQLPRQEAIRWPGPEGQELEGLITYPLGYTPGRRYPLIVQSHGGPRSADQFNIFSYGRFLPLLASHGFVTLSVNYRGGTGYGDTFLQGMNGDYFRIADRDVLSGVDELVKRGIADPARLGAMGWSAGGHMTARLITVTDRFKAAIVGAGAVDWASMYLGSDTRWQRKEWFVTPPYGSQARRDLYLRNSPLASIDAVKTPTLILSGAEDRRVPPAQSVMLFRALKDMGVPTELYLAPREPHNFKELRHQLFQVNASMRWLTTYVTRTGYVPAIAPHTAIDPADDDESADEPTEPGEALE; translated from the coding sequence ATGACTGCGAAGACCTTCTGGTTGGCGCTTGGTGCTGCGTTCATGGCATCGCCCGCCGCGGGCCAGACCCAACCGGCGGCGCCGCAGCCGATGACCGCGACAGACCTGATCGGGCTCGCACGTGCGGCGAGCCCGCTCCCCTCGCCGGACGGCAGCGAGATCATCTATAAGATCCGCACAGCGAACTGGGCACGAAACGCGTCCACGATGCGTACGTGGCGAACCACCGCTTCCGGCGTCCCGGAGCGCTTGCGCGAGCTGAAGGGGGAGATTGCGTGGGCGCCGGACGGCAAGTCGCTTGCCTTCGCAACCAAGCCGAAGGGCGGCCGGTATGCGCAGATCCATCTGTACGCATCGGGCAAGAAAGTGCGGCAGCTCACCCAGCTGCGCAGTTCGGCCTCGGATATCACCTGGTCGAGCGATGGCGCGCGCATCTACTTCCTTGCGGACAAGCCGGACGATCCGGCTACGGCGGCCCGGATCAAGGCCAAGGACGACATGTTCGCGTTCGAAGCGCCGCGAAGGCGTGCGACGCTGAACTATCTCGACGTCGCGTCCGGTCAGGTCGTCACCTTGGTGAGTGGCGACCTCGACGTGCGCAGCTTCAGCATCGCGCGCGATGCCGGTACGATCCTGCTCCGGCAGGCCACCTCACGCCTGCTCGACGATCAGCCGCGATCGGAACTCTGGATTCTCGATCCGGCGACGGGAACCCGGCGCCGGATCACGGCCAACGACTATCGCGAGGACGATGCCCGTCTGGCGCCGGACGGCAAGACGGCTCTGTTCGTCGCCAATGCCGCCGATGGCAAATATGCAACCGTCAACGCACGGCTGTTCGTCATCGACGTGGAGAAGGGGACGATCCGCCAGTTCGGCGAGGGGCGCTCCTGGGCGGTCAAGGACGCCTTGTGGTCCGGCGATGGGTCGGAAATCTACTTCACCGCGCAGGACGGAGTACGCACCAACCTGCACGCGGTGGCCGTCGCGACGGGCGAGGTCCGGCCGCTCGATCGCTGCGATTGCGTGATTTCGGCACCCGCCCTGTCGCGCGATGGCCGGACGCTGGCCTTTCTGCGAACCTCAGCAACCCAGCCGGCGGAAGTGGTCCGGATCAATCCACGCGGCAGCAATGCACCAGTGCAGGTGACTGCGGTCAACGACGATGTCGGCAAGCGCTTCCAGTTGCCGCGTCAGGAGGCGATCCGCTGGCCCGGTCCGGAAGGGCAGGAGCTCGAAGGGCTGATCACCTATCCGCTCGGCTATACGCCGGGTCGGCGCTATCCACTGATCGTTCAGAGCCATGGCGGTCCGCGTTCGGCCGACCAGTTCAATATCTTCTCTTACGGCCGCTTCCTGCCCCTGCTGGCGTCGCATGGGTTCGTGACGCTGAGCGTCAATTATCGTGGCGGTACCGGCTATGGCGATACGTTCCTCCAGGGCATGAACGGCGACTATTTCCGGATCGCGGACCGCGACGTGCTGTCCGGCGTCGACGAGCTGGTGAAGCGCGGGATTGCCGATCCCGCGAGGCTCGGCGCAATGGGATGGAGTGCTGGCGGACACATGACCGCCCGCCTGATCACCGTTACCGATCGTTTCAAGGCGGCGATCGTGGGCGCGGGCGCGGTGGACTGGGCATCGATGTATCTGGGCTCGGACACGCGTTGGCAGCGCAAGGAGTGGTTCGTCACACCACCTTATGGCAGCCAGGCACGTCGCGATCTCTATCTGCGCAATTCACCGCTGGCTTCGATCGACGCGGTGAAGACGCCGACGCTGATCCTATCCGGCGCCGAGGACCGGCGCGTTCCGCCCGCGCAGTCCGTCATGCTGTTCCGCGCGCTCAAGGATATGGGGGTTCCGACCGAACTCTATCTGGCGCCGCGCGAGCCGCATAATTTCAAGGAACTGCGCCACCAGCTGTTTCAGGTGAACGCCAGCATGCGCTGGCTGACGACCTATGTGACCCGAACCGGCTACGTGCCGGCCATCGCTCCCCATACTGCGATCGACCCGGCGGATGACGATGAGAGCGCAGACGAGCCAACAGAACCCGGCGAGGCGCTCGAGTAG
- a CDS encoding helix-turn-helix transcriptional regulator — MRRADRLFQIIQLLRRHSRPVTADAIAEELETSKRTIYRDIATLMAQRVPIRGEAGIGYVLDSGFDLPPLMLTTDEVEAAVLGAQWVKAQGDRVLARAAEDLLAKLAATVPENLRALILEPVVATPPRWSEQVEPIDMTQLRLWCRRGFKLELSYGDGEGKRSRRTIWPFLIGYRDAVRMVFAWCELRNDFRSFRIDRIEGAAFREERYPDRPAALKSRWIKTQEAKYRS; from the coding sequence ATGCGCCGCGCCGACCGCCTCTTTCAGATCATCCAGCTGCTGCGGCGGCATAGCCGGCCGGTGACCGCCGATGCGATCGCCGAGGAGCTGGAGACGTCGAAACGCACGATCTATCGCGACATCGCCACGCTGATGGCGCAGCGCGTGCCGATCCGGGGAGAGGCGGGGATCGGCTATGTCCTCGACAGCGGGTTCGACCTGCCGCCGCTGATGCTGACCACCGACGAGGTGGAGGCGGCGGTGCTGGGCGCGCAATGGGTCAAGGCGCAGGGCGATCGCGTGCTGGCGCGCGCCGCCGAGGACCTGCTGGCCAAGCTGGCCGCGACCGTGCCCGAGAATCTGCGCGCCCTGATCCTGGAGCCCGTGGTCGCGACGCCGCCGCGCTGGAGCGAGCAGGTCGAGCCGATCGACATGACCCAGCTGCGCTTGTGGTGCCGGCGCGGGTTCAAGCTCGAGCTGAGTTATGGCGACGGCGAAGGGAAACGGTCCCGGCGCACCATCTGGCCGTTCCTGATCGGCTATCGCGACGCGGTGCGGATGGTCTTCGCATGGTGTGAGCTGCGTAACGACTTCCGCAGCTTCCGCATCGACCGGATCGAGGGGGCGGCGTTCCGGGAGGAGCGCTATCCGGATCGTCCCGCCGCACTGAAGAGTCGCTGGATCAAGACGCAGGAAGCGAAATATCGTTCCTAA
- a CDS encoding DUF2218 domain-containing protein yields the protein MSVSANGFAKTEKASRYLQALCKHWEHNLKVEFSADHGTIVFPKDARGADWPGDGLVTLDAKPDGLAIRVDASAEGQLEGLKGAVERHVDRFAFREAPLGYVWS from the coding sequence ATGAGCGTATCTGCGAACGGATTTGCCAAGACCGAGAAGGCTAGCCGCTATCTTCAGGCGCTGTGCAAGCATTGGGAGCATAATCTGAAGGTCGAGTTTTCGGCCGATCACGGCACGATCGTGTTCCCCAAGGATGCGCGCGGTGCGGACTGGCCCGGCGACGGGCTGGTCACGCTCGACGCTAAGCCCGACGGCCTGGCGATCCGGGTGGACGCCAGCGCCGAAGGGCAGCTCGAAGGCCTCAAGGGCGCGGTCGAGCGTCATGTCGACCGCTTCGCCTTCCGTGAGGCACCGCTGGGATATGTTTGGTCCTAG
- the radA gene encoding DNA repair protein RadA, producing MAKLQKRYVCQQCGSVSSKWAGQCADCGDWNTLVEDAGAVVTPFQAKHNLQGGGRMISMSGLDTDVPLPDRMPTGIAELDRALGGGFVEASATLIGGDPGIGKSTLLLQAAAKMALAGHGVAYVSGEEAADQVRLRARRLGLGNAPVQLAAATSVRDILTTLGGTAPPRLLIIDSIQTMHSDLIEGAPGTVSQVRASAQELIRFAKERGTAVVLVGHVTKDGSLAGPRVLEHMVDTVLAFEGERSHQYRILRAVKNRFGGTDEIGVFSMQSEGLAEVGNPSSLFLTSRDESVTGTVVFPALEGTRPVLVEIQALVVRLASGATPRRAVVGWDSGRLAMILAVLEARCGLSFSTSEVYLNIAGGYRVQDPAADLAVAAALVSALSERPVAPDAVVFGEIALSGEVRPVAHGALRLKEAGKLGFTRALVPAAQGKEGAVALTGFKSLGGFVEHMLGR from the coding sequence ATGGCCAAGCTTCAGAAGCGTTATGTCTGTCAGCAATGCGGATCGGTGTCGTCCAAATGGGCGGGGCAATGCGCCGATTGCGGGGACTGGAACACGCTGGTGGAGGATGCCGGCGCAGTCGTGACACCGTTCCAGGCCAAGCACAATCTGCAGGGCGGCGGTCGGATGATCTCGATGTCCGGCCTCGACACCGATGTACCGTTGCCCGACCGGATGCCGACCGGCATCGCCGAGCTCGACCGCGCATTGGGCGGCGGTTTCGTCGAGGCGAGCGCCACGCTGATCGGCGGCGATCCGGGGATCGGCAAGTCCACCCTGCTGCTACAGGCGGCGGCGAAGATGGCGCTGGCCGGTCACGGAGTCGCTTATGTATCCGGCGAGGAGGCGGCCGATCAGGTGCGGCTGCGCGCGCGGCGGTTGGGGCTGGGCAATGCGCCGGTCCAGCTCGCCGCGGCAACCTCGGTGCGCGATATCCTGACGACGCTGGGCGGGACGGCGCCGCCGCGCCTCCTCATCATCGATTCGATCCAGACGATGCACAGCGATCTGATCGAAGGCGCGCCCGGTACGGTGAGCCAGGTGCGCGCATCCGCCCAGGAGCTGATTCGCTTTGCCAAGGAGCGCGGCACGGCGGTGGTGCTGGTCGGGCATGTCACCAAGGACGGCAGCCTCGCCGGGCCGCGCGTGCTCGAGCATATGGTCGACACCGTGCTGGCGTTCGAGGGCGAGCGCAGCCACCAGTATCGTATCCTGAGGGCGGTCAAGAACCGCTTCGGCGGCACCGACGAGATCGGGGTTTTCTCCATGCAGTCGGAGGGGCTGGCCGAGGTCGGCAATCCCTCCTCGCTGTTCCTTACCAGCCGTGACGAGAGCGTCACCGGGACGGTGGTATTTCCCGCGCTGGAGGGCACGCGCCCGGTGCTGGTCGAGATCCAGGCGCTGGTAGTGCGGCTGGCCTCCGGTGCGACGCCGCGGCGCGCCGTGGTCGGCTGGGACAGCGGGCGGCTGGCGATGATCCTCGCGGTACTCGAGGCGCGCTGCGGGCTCAGCTTCTCGACCAGCGAAGTCTATCTCAACATCGCCGGCGGCTATCGCGTGCAGGACCCGGCGGCGGATCTTGCCGTCGCGGCGGCGCTGGTTTCTGCGCTGTCCGAGCGCCCGGTCGCGCCGGATGCAGTGGTGTTCGGCGAGATCGCGCTGTCGGGCGAGGTGCGCCCGGTCGCGCATGGCGCGCTGCGGCTCAAGGAAGCGGGCAAGCTCGGCTTCACCCGCGCGCTCGTCCCCGCGGCGCAGGGCAAGGAGGGGGCTGTGGCGCTGACCGGGTTCAAGAGCCTGGGCGGGTTTGTCGAGCATATGCTCGGGCGCTGA
- a CDS encoding serine hydrolase domain-containing protein has product MTGPSLSARAARLSLHGIGRRSRALYHELHDFPVSGYLLAALALAVPSAAQQAPRELTPHQRAIAAGYKALTLCEGQFGGGRTSEQIAATELKGIYSEYEALVAELPATSDRLSRSVSVPFAPDMPPRIAYHMPRFGCSLAPIGGKRGTPPALHPNPSMPIPADPRPWPMGDGGIAPKPSEALSAAVATAFDPARSKGRTTGVLILRDGKIIAERYADGFGPLVPNRTWSVAKSIAGTLAGIAVADGKLDPMKPAPIPEWRTPGDPRAAITLDQLLRMASGLGSDTAGNRTDAIYFGGTSVTEQAVAWPLVAPPGSIFRYANNDTLLAVRALRAALGNDDAYRDLPGTRLFRPLGMMHTTPGIDWQGNFVFSSQVWSTARDFARLGELWRNDGVWQGKRILPEGWMKYMTTPSGPQPAMGPGYGATLWLFGPEQGLPEGTYAAQGNRGQFIFVIPSARLVIVRRGEDPSGQTFDARSFVAEVLKAAQ; this is encoded by the coding sequence ATGACCGGACCCAGCCTCTCCGCGCGCGCCGCTCGCCTCAGCCTGCACGGGATCGGGCGCAGATCGCGCGCGTTGTACCATGAACTTCACGATTTTCCGGTATCAGGGTACCTGCTTGCTGCGCTCGCGCTTGCCGTCCCGTCCGCCGCGCAACAGGCACCTCGCGAGCTCACCCCGCACCAGCGTGCCATCGCCGCGGGCTACAAGGCGCTGACCCTGTGCGAAGGCCAGTTCGGCGGCGGTCGCACATCCGAGCAGATCGCAGCAACGGAGCTCAAGGGGATCTATTCCGAATATGAGGCGCTGGTGGCCGAGCTTCCGGCGACCAGCGACCGGCTGAGCCGCAGCGTCAGCGTGCCCTTCGCCCCCGACATGCCGCCGCGGATCGCCTATCATATGCCGCGTTTCGGCTGCTCGCTCGCGCCGATCGGGGGCAAGCGTGGAACGCCGCCGGCACTCCACCCGAACCCGTCGATGCCCATCCCGGCCGATCCGCGCCCCTGGCCGATGGGTGACGGCGGAATCGCCCCCAAGCCCTCGGAAGCGCTCAGCGCCGCGGTCGCTACCGCCTTCGACCCGGCCCGCTCGAAAGGCCGTACCACCGGCGTCCTGATCCTGCGTGACGGCAAGATCATCGCCGAGCGCTATGCCGACGGGTTCGGCCCGCTGGTACCCAACCGCACCTGGTCGGTCGCCAAGAGCATTGCGGGCACGCTCGCCGGCATCGCGGTGGCCGACGGCAAGCTCGATCCGATGAAGCCCGCGCCGATCCCGGAATGGCGAACGCCCGGAGATCCGCGCGCGGCCATCACGCTCGATCAGTTGCTGCGCATGGCATCGGGGCTGGGCAGCGACACCGCGGGCAACCGCACCGACGCGATCTATTTCGGCGGGACGAGTGTGACCGAACAGGCGGTGGCCTGGCCGCTGGTCGCGCCGCCCGGAAGCATCTTCCGCTACGCCAACAACGACACGCTGCTCGCGGTCCGCGCGCTGCGAGCGGCGCTGGGCAATGACGATGCCTATCGGGATTTGCCCGGCACCCGCCTGTTCCGTCCGCTCGGCATGATGCACACCACACCCGGCATCGACTGGCAGGGCAATTTCGTCTTCTCCTCGCAGGTCTGGTCCACCGCACGCGACTTTGCCCGGCTCGGCGAGCTCTGGCGCAACGACGGCGTCTGGCAGGGCAAACGCATCCTCCCCGAAGGCTGGATGAAGTATATGACCACGCCCAGCGGGCCGCAGCCCGCCATGGGGCCGGGCTATGGCGCGACGCTCTGGCTGTTCGGTCCTGAACAGGGGCTGCCCGAAGGCACCTATGCCGCACAAGGCAATCGCGGACAGTTCATCTTCGTCATTCCCTCCGCCCGCCTCGTCATCGTCCGCCGCGGCGAGGACCCCAGCGGTCAGACCTTCGACGCGCGCAGTTTCGTCGCGGAGGTGCTGAAGGCTGCCCAATGA